In Nicotiana tabacum cultivar K326 chromosome 19, ASM71507v2, whole genome shotgun sequence, one DNA window encodes the following:
- the LOC107806381 gene encoding protein DETOXIFICATION 34-like has translation MTLEMETPGGSAGETPIYGGSSMEPTELHSAPSAMLADYPPVHGFQDVKNLVCMESGKLWAIAGPIAFNILCNYGINSFTSIFVGHIGDVELSAVAISLSVIANFSFGFLLGMGSALETLCGQAFGAGQVELLGVYLQRSWIILVGSCFCITPLYIFSAPILKLLGQRHDIAELAGKFSIQIIPQMFSLAINFPTQKFLQAQSNVAVLAWVGFMALFVHIGVLFLFVRVFRWGVTGAAAAYDVSAWAIALAQVIYIVGWCKDSWKGLSWLALKELWPFVKLSVASAVMICLEIWYFMTIIVLTGHLEDPVIAVGSLSICMNLNGWEGMLFIGINAAISVRVSNELGSGHPRAAKYSVFVTVAESLIIGIFCMILIILTKDHFAMLFTSSEKMHKAVSKLAYLLAVTMLLNSVQPVISGVAVGGGWQALVAYINLACYYVIGLPLGFLLGYKTRLGVQGIWMGMIFGTFLQTVILCIIVYKTNWNDEVAQASERMRKWSGISDESDTK, from the exons ATGACCTTAGAAATGGAGACACCGGGTGGCTCAGCTGGGGAGACGCCCATATATGGCGGCTCATCCATGGAGCCGACTGAGCTTCATTCGGCTCCATCTGCCATGTTAGCGGATTACCCGCCCGTGCATGGCTTTCAAGATGTGAAAAACTTAGTTTGCATGGAATCAGGGAAATTATGGGCAATTGCAGGTCCCATAGCGTTTAATATTCTGTGTAATTATGGGATTAATTCTTTCACAAGTATATTTGTTGGACATATTGGTGATGTTGAGCTCTCTGCCGTTGCCATTTCTTTATCGGTTATAGCAAATTTCTCATTCGGATTCTTG TTAGGTATGGGTAGTGCACTTGAGACACTATGTGGACAAGCATTTGGTGCAGGCCAAGTAGAATTGCTAGGAGTCTACTTACAAAGGTCATGGATAATCCTTGTTGGTTCCTGCTTCTGCATAACGCCACTCTACATCTTCTCAGCACCAATATTAAAGCTTCTAGGCCAAAGACATGACATAGCAGAGTTAGCTGgaaaattttcaattcaaatcatacCTCAAATGTTCTCCCTCGCGATCAACTTCCCGACTCAAAAATTCTTGCAAGCGCAAAGCAATGTTGCGGTTCTTGCTTGGGTTGGATTCATGGCATTATTCGTGCATATTGGTGTGCTGTTTCTTTTTGTCAGAGTTTTTCGATGGGGTGTTACTGGTGCTGCTGCTGCATATGATGTTTCTGCTTGGGCTATTGCTTTGGCTCAGGTGATTTATATTGTTGGTTGGTGTAAAGATAGTTGGAAGGGATTGTCTTGGTTAGCTTTAAAGGAACTTTGGCCTTTTGTAAAGCTTTCTGTTGCATCAGCAGTTATGATTTGCTTGGAGATTTGGTATTTTATGACCATCATTGTTTTAACTGGTCATCTTGAAGATCCTGTCATTGCTGTTGGTTCTCTTTCTATTTG tATGAACCTTAATGGATGGGAAGGCATGTTGTTCATTGGAATTAATGCAGCAATAAG tgtTCGCGTTTCAAACGAGCTTGGATCGGGCCACCCAAGGGCGGCAAAGTATTCAGTTTTTGTCACAGTAGCTGAATCACTCATAATTGGGATATTTTGCATGATACTAATCATATTAACAAAGGACCATTTTGCTATGCTTTTCACAAGCAGTGAAAAAATGCATAAAGCAGTTTCTAAGTTAGCATATCTTCTTGCTGTAACCATGCTGCTTAATAGTGTCCAGCCAGTTATATCAG GTGTTGCTGTTGGAGGAGGATGGCAAGCACTAGTGGCATACATTAATTTGGCTTGTTATTATGTCATTGGCCTCCCACTTGGATTCCTCCTAGGCTATAAAACAAGGTTGGGAGTTCAG GGAATATGGATGGGCATGATTTTTGGAACTTTTCTGCAAACTGTAATTCTTTGTATTATCGTATACAAAACCAATTGGAACGACGAG GTAGCACAAGCATCCGAGAGAATGAGAAAATGGAGTGGCATTTCTGATGAATCGGATACAAAGTAA